CTTTTAGCAAACACTTCACGTTATCCGTTTTACCTATCGAACTGGCCTTCATCAGAGCGGTAAAACCTCTGGCACATTCAGCATTCGGATCAACCAGGGTGGAGCCCGCACCGTTCTTAAGACTCAGAAGGTAAGTGATCACCCCTGATTTATCTGAATTAATGCCTGCCGTAATCCGAAGTAATTTCTCTGCAAAGAGCTTATCTCTTAACGGATGATGGAGATTGTCGGGAATGGCTTTCCGTGCCGCGTCCAAAAGGCCAGCGTCGCATCGTTCAGCGATTCGCTGAAAGGCATAGGCGGAGAAAGCTCCATCGTTATGGCCGTTTAACACTACTTTTGCCAATATTTTCCCGAAGTCCGCACCGAGGGCTTTATGGGCTGTGCCAGTGAGCAGTAGTTTCAGCAGATCCTCACCCTCATTGTTTACCGCCGTCACACTCCCGGAAGGCGCAGCATCCAGCAGTGTAGCTACCATTTCCCAGTGGTTATTTAATGCCGCACTGATCAGTGGTGTATTGCCACTTTTTTTTGTTTGAGGCATTAATATCAACGCCTCCAGTCCTCATAGTATTTTCGATGGATGTGAAGTTAGATGCCGCGGCTTTTCTGTGGAGTTTCTGACCGCTTCGAGAGTCCATAAAGTAAGGAAGAATGTCAGGAGCCGTTTTGTCAGGCACTTTGAACTGGCTAACGGATTGATCAATAAGTTTAATGGGTTTTGGAAGGCTGGGGAAACAGCCTGTGGGGTTGTTGTGCTCAGACAGATCGCTGGCACTGATGAGATACTCCCTCAGTTGTTTTTTGTTGGCAACAGGCCGCTCGGTGCCAAAGCGCCCTACAAAGGTAGCTGTCGTAACTGATTCAGCTTTTTGGTTTTCAGATAAAGAGCCTGATGGATAGTCAGCCACCTTCGAGGTTGTTGCTGTACAAGCCTGCACGTACTTTTCCTCTGTTTATCTATTCATCATCTGCCTTTGTGAATATTTTCTGGCAAGGCGAGATCTGGAACACCCTCAGGTGGTTTCACTACTTTAATAGGACAGAGATATAGAGAAATCGTTCATTCTGTTTTCTGATGGCTTCATTTTTCATTGCAGTGAAGACTGAGTTTAAAATAGAAGGAAAAAATAGAAAAAAATAGGACATCCATAATTTAAAGAGCTCAAAAGTACAAATAAACCTCTCTGTTTTACTTTCATCCAACGACAAATCATTCGATGAACTCATTGAATTTGGTGCAGTCACTGGGCCATTTAGGAATAAACATGCTGAAAAGCAGATTGAGATAACTGCTTAGCGCAAAAGGAATAGCTGTATCGGGATTTTGTCCTTGTGAACGAAAGGGCTTTAGTTTGTCCGGTTGTTTTTTGTCGGTATTACCACAGGCCTTTTCCGATCTTTTCTGAACAGAGGTGTAGTCGGAGTTTTCAGGGGTTGTCGCCAGTTTGGCTCGGACACGATTCAAATCAACATATGACATGCAGGTCAACAGTGCTCCTTCATCCAATAGAGCCTGACTTTTGTAACGACCTTCCCATATCACGGCCTTTGCAATCATCTTCTTTATTGGCTGCCCTTGCCAGGTATTCATTCAGGCAACGCATAAACCAGCTGATATCCAGTAGACGGTTGCGGTACTCTTCGGCGAAGGAGGTAATGGCAACATGATCTTGACTCATCACTGAAAAGGATAAGTCAAGATTAGGATTTGTGATAAAGAGATAGCTAAAAGTCAGGGGGCTTACGGCGAAAATGTTAAGCATCCAGGCATCTTCCGGTGAAAACAGGCGGGCAATGAGCTGCGCAACCGTTTCCTCGTCAAATACAACGTTCTTGAAAAATCGCTGGATTCGGCGATAACAGGAGGATGCCTGAGCCGTGCCTGGAAAGGTTGTTGCCAGCTGTGTCCAATTGACGGTGCGACGCTTGATGATTGCCACTATGAGAATAGAAAGTACATCAAGATGTGGCTTGTTCCAGTGGAGATAGAGCTTAAACTGTAGGGTGAGTGAGCTGATGGAATTCATAACTGCTTGAAGCGATGGTTTGCACTCCAAGCTTTGTAGCACAGATTTTTGTCAGCTCACTTTTTGTCGTGTACAGAGGTCATGTCGCCCTGTTCAACACTGGCAACAACCTTCAATTTAAAGCCTAAAGTAGAGCCTCGCCGTGTGCGTTTTCTGCGGGTATTCGGGAGGGTTCCCATAATAGGTCTCCAGATTGTCAACCTATTTCAGGACGGAACAGGCAAACGAAAAAAGCCCTGCTAATTCCTTAGCAGGGCTTTTTAATATGGCGCGCTCGGGAGGATTCGAACCTCCGACCGCCTGGTTCGTAGCCAGGTACTCTATCCAGCTGAGCTACGAGCGCGCAAAACTTTTCAGCAAACTTCGTTCATTAAGCTGTATGGCGGTGAGGGAGGGATTCGAACCCTCGATACGGCTACAAACCGTATACTCCCTTAGCAGGGGAGCGCCTTCAGCCTCTCGGCCACCTCACCGTCAAGACCGTTTCGGGTCTTATTATGGCGCGCTCGGGAGGATTCGAACCTCCGACCGCCTGGTTCGTAGCCAGGTACTCTATCCAGCTGAGCTACGAGCGCGCAAAACTTTTAGTACATTTCGTTCATTGGCGGTGAGGGAGGGATTCGAACCCTCGATACGCGTTAACGTATACACGCTTTCCAGGCGTGCTCCTTCAGCCACTCGGACACCTCACCGTTTTGCTGTTCGCCTCATCAGCGAACGAGCCGTAATTTATAGAAACGCCGATTAATTCGCAACCACAAATCGTTAGAATTCGGAAAATAACTAAGGAAAGTAGCAACACCGAATATCCAGCCGTCATCCCAGCGCAGGCGGGGATGACGGACACAAATCAGATCAACAGCCACACATCACTGCTACCTGGCTCATCCCCCTGCGTCCACCATTTGGCTCTGTAGGTATTCCCCTGCCAGGTCACTTCCTGACCACCGGTATAGGCTTTGTCCGAACTCCATTCCTTGAGGGTTCCGTCGTCCGCTTCTTCCCATACTGCGGACTTGCCTGGCTCATCACCCTGAGTCCACCATTTGGCGGTGTACTGAATGCCATTGTGAGTGACCTGGTCTCCGCCCACATAGGCCTTAGAGGCGTCCCAGGTGGACTTTCCACTACTTGCTGCCTTCACTGTAACGGTTACCGTGCCACTGTCACTGGCCTTGCCGTCGGTAACCGTTACCTGAATGACCACCTGTGTATCCACGTCGACATCGGGTGCCTGGTAGAGCAAGGTCGCCTGATTACCCGTCTGGGTCAGTGTTCCTTTGGTGGCGGTGAAGGTCAGGGCATCACCATCGGCATCCGTGGCAGATACAGGAATGGTGACCGACTGGCCGGACTTGACGCTGGCTGTGGCTGGCAGTGATAACATCGGTGGCGTGTTGTCTGCCTCACCGCTGCCTTTGACGTTAACCAGCACTGTCCTGGTCTGCCTGGCACGGCCATCCGATACGGTAACAGTAACGGTCTTCTGGGTATCGACCCTGGTTACTGGTGCCGTGAAACTAATTTGCGCCTTGCCTGGCTCAAGCTCGGTTACTGTTCCGCCTTCAGCGCTGAAACTGAGACTGTCGCCCTCTTTATCGGTGGCTGAAACATTAAAGGTGATGGTCTGTCCGGAATCGGCAGACTGAGGGCCGGGCACTGTGAGTTCCGGCGGAGTATTGGGTGTGACGTTCTGGTTGAACACTTCATGGATTTTTTCCGCCAGCGGAGAAGACAGCCTGGTGCACTGCTTCAGTTTTGGCCCAAAGCTCTTGAATTCCCCTTCACACTTGATATCCCCGGCAACCTGCCAGACGATGATGCCACCCAGATCGTGATCCATGACGTACTGCGCCTTTTTCTCAATGGATGCAGGGTCGTCGTAACTGAGGAAAAACTTGTCTTTTATGGCGTAGGGAACCTGGGCGTTATCATCCCACTGTTTCTGCCAGCCGGTCTGCTGGATGATGTAGTTGTAGCTTGGCTGCCCCTCGAACTTGCTCCAGTTATCCAGGTCCACCGCCGATTGGGTGGGGCCATCAACAGAGAAGTTAACCAGACGCTTGTCTGTTGGTACACCAAGGGATGCTGAGTTCTCAGCGGTTTGTACACCACGACCATAGAAGGCAGCACCAAAGTTGATTTTTTCTGAGGGGATGCCTTTGTCTGCCATCCATTGACGCAGTGTATCCAGATCAAGCCCTTTAAATTCTTCTTCAGGGTAAGGATAAAGCGGCGCATTATGTCCAGTGATGCCCGACCAGCCACCATTGAGGTCGTAGGTCATCATATTGAAGTAATCCATAGAGCGAGCCAGGCGCGCCCAGTCGTACCCTTTCAGTTTGGCGGTGGAGGCCGAGAAAGCAGCGGTCAGCAGCTTATCCTTACCAATACGGGCACGAATATCTTCCATCAACTGTTCAAAGTTGGCGTAGTCTTCGGGTGAGCCCTGAAAGTTCATGCCACCGGTGCCAGGGTATTCCCAGTCAATGTCGATACCATCAAAGCCCATGGCCATGAGACGGTCCACATCCTGCAGAAAGCGCTCCTTTTTCACAGGGTCAGCAGCCATTTCCGGGAAGTGTCTGGACATACTCCAACCGCCCAGCGACGCCATGACTTTTACGTCTTTCTGGTGAGCCAGATCGATCAGGCCGGGTGCGCCTCCCGTTTTCTTCAATGGTAGAGGGAAGCCTCCGGTAATCCCTGTTGGTTCATGTTTCCAACCATTTTGATAGGGAATGAAACCCTGTTCTACGACTTTTTTCCGTTGTTCTTTTTGCCAGTCCTCTTCGCCAGGGTATTCCCAGAGATACTCCATTTCACCCCAGAGAATATGCAGATCCCAACTGGAATAGACGTCGGTGTTCAACAAAGGCGAAGGCTCCTGAACGGCATCCTTCTGGTAGATTGACTTGTTTCTATAATCCCCGCTATGAAGCGAACCGTCTCTGGCTACACCGAAAAATGAAAAGTTCAGTATGGAATATATATCCATATTGACGTTTAAATGGGTGGCTTCGCCTTTTACAGTGAATCCGGCACTGGCATCTTTCCAGGCTTCCCACTGGGTAAGATAACCAATGACCGCTTTATCATGTGACGGTGCTGCGTGGGTAGCGGTTGCGGAGACTAGCAGAGAGGCAATCGCGCTTGCCAGCAAGGCTTTTCTCATCCCCTTCCTCATTCCTTTTTTCATAGAATTTCCATCGTTATTACTATTTTTCATCTGTACACCTGCATCACCTCAGATGTCTGGCAAATTATTCCATGTAACCGGTTACATTTCCAGCAACCTATGGAAAGCCCGTCTTGTGCAATGGCAATAACACTGATTTAATGGGATTTTTTTCGAAAGGTTTCTGCCTGCTGTTCAATGAATACCCTAGCCAGTATTCCCGCAATCCACTCCCACACGCTACACACGTTGCCGGAGTACACTCCCAGGGCTCTGGATCAATACAATCTTCAGGTCTGGCATAACCGGTATAACTGTTCCCTTCATACCTGGCTGTCACAGGCAAAAGTCAAAACAGGCAAAAGTACCATCTCTACCTGTTTCATTCTTTATATCGAATACAGAGACTACTGTCGCTGCAGCCGTTACACAGAGTTCAGTTTCAGTACCCTTCATGAAGCCCTGGAGTTTCGCACCCGTCAGGCAGGCATTGTTGAACTTCAGGGCATCAGCCCTCAAATGACCCAACGCTACCCTGTTAAAGCTGAACCTCAGAACGATGAACCGGGTTGCTGAAGAAAGGCCAACTCTTCTGCCGTACTCTCTCTGCCGAGAATGTCATTGCGATGGGGGTAGCGACCAAACTGTCGCACGATAGCCTGATGCTGTCTGGCAAAATCCAGTGAGCCGGACAGATACTCTTTCAGTGGCCCGTCTGCCTGTTCGGTCAGTCGGGCAAACTGTTTAACACAGTCATTCTGATCCGCCAGATTTTCGCTGTGCATCAGCGGCATAAAAAAGAAAGACTGCCAGAGTAACGGCAGTTCATGATAAGCACCTGTCTCAACACCTTGCTGACACAGTTCAAGCGCTTTCTGATCGTAGTGAAACGCTTCAGGCTGATCACGAAACATATTGCGGGGAAACTGATCAAGACAGATAATTGCCGCTAACCGGCCTTCAGCCCTTTGCGACCATTCATCACCAAGTCCCTGATGCACTTCTTTAACCAGATTCAGAAACCGGGATGTTATTTCTTCATCCATGTCACTGTCTTTCTGCCACCAGCGTTTTATCTGCGCCTTTCCCAGTGGCTCACCGCCAAACCAGAAATCCAGTACCTGCTGACTGTTCATTGTTTTGTCTCCTTTGAGCTCATTTCATATTGGAGAAATGTTATCGATGGCAAGCACGATTCAGTAAACCATACTTAAATTCAGTCTCTATTGAAAATATCCAGAATGACTCCAAATAGTCATTATCCGTTTCAACAAATCAAACCGGCTATCGAACATCATGACAGACCAGGAATCTATCGATCCAGAAGTTATTTCTGCTGACGAGCAGGATGAAGAAACAGGCACCACACTGGTACTTCCCGAACACGCTCTCCCCGACAAGCTTTATCTGATACCTGTATCCAACCGTCCCTTCTTTCCGGCACAGGTTCAGCCGCTGGTTTTCAGCAGCGAAGACTGGGAAGAAACTCTGCAACGGGTCAGCCAGAGCCCTCACAAAGTGGTTGGCCTGAGCTATGTTGCGGGTATGCCGGGTGACGGTACCAAGGTTGATCCGGAAGATTTTCCCGAGGTAGGTTGCACCGTCAAAATTCATAATGTGGTGGGTGAAGGTGAACAGATACAGTTTATCGCCCTGGGTATGCAGCGTTTCCGCATTAAACAATGGCTACGCAAACGTCCTCCCTACCTGGTTCAGGTGGAATACCCCGATAGTGTTCAGGACGACAGCGATGAAATCAAAGCCTATGCCCTGGCATTGATTCAGGCTATTAAAGAGTTGATTCCACTGAACCCACTCTATAGTGAAGAGTTGAAAAATTACCTGAACCGCTTCAGCCCAAAAGACCCTTCCCCACTGGCTGACTTCGCCGCAGCGATCACCACGGCTCCCGGGCAGGATCTTCAGGATGTGCTGGAAACCCTGAAGGTTCAACGGCGCATGGAAAAAGTGCTGGTTCTGATCCGCAAAGAGCAAGAGGTGGCACGACTGCAAGGTGAAATTAACGCTGAAGTCAATCGTAAGATCAGCAAACACCAGAGAGAGTTCTTCCTCCGTGAACAGCTCAAGGTGATTCAGAAAGAGCTGGGCATTTCCAAGGATGATCGTACCGCTGAGATCGAGGAGTTCGAGTCTCGTCTTGAAGCGCTGAAAGTCCCTGAAACGGCCCGTAAAAAAATCGACGACGAGCTGAAGAAACTCTCTATTCTGGAAGTCGGTTCACCGGAGTACGCCATCTGCCGTAACTACCTGGACTGGGCCACCTCGGTTCCCTGGGGACGCTTTTCCGAGGACAACCTGGACCTGGACTTTGCCCGCAAGGTACTCGACGAAGACCATGACGGACTGGAAGACGTCAAGGATCGGATTATTGAGTTTCTGGCCGTCGGCGCTTTCAAGAAAGAGATTTCCGGCTCTATCATGCTGCTGGTTGGCCCCCCCGGAGTGGGTAAGACATCCATTGGTCGCTCAGTGGCGAAATCCCTGGGCCGCAAGTTCTACCGTTTTAGCCTTGGGGGCATGCAGGACGAAGCGGAAATAAAAGGCCATCGTCGCACCTATGTGGGTGCCCTGCCGGGTAAGCTGGTTCAGGCACTCAAAGAAGTCGATGTCGCCAACCCTGTAATTATGCTGGATGAAATAGACAAAATCGGTGCTTCCTACCGGGGAGACCCGGCCTCTGCGCTGCTGGAAGTTCTGGACCCGGAGCAGAACAGTGAATTTCTGGACCATTACCTGGATATGCGCATTGATCTGTCCAAGGTGCTGTTTGTCAGTACTGCCAACCAGCTCGACACCATTCCCGGACCACTGCTCGACCGGATGGACACCATCAGGCTGTCCGGCTACATCACTGAAGAGAAGCTGGCGATTGCCAGAAACCACCTGTGGCCCAAACTGCTAAAGAACGCCGGACTGAAAAAGGCTCAACTGAAAATTTCTGACGCGACTCTAAAAGCACTCATAGAAGGTTATGCCCGTGAAGCGGGTGTGCGCCACCTGGAAAAGCTGTTGCAGAAGATCATTCGCAAAGCCGTGGTGGTTCTGCTGAAAGGCAAGCAGAAGAGTCTGAGCGTTACCATCAAAAGTCTTGAGGAATACCTGGGCGCACCCTACTTCCGTCAAGAGAAAGTCATTGATGGCGTCGGTGTTGTCACCGGACTGGCCTGGACCTCTATGGGCGGTGCCACACTCCCGGTAGAAGCCGGGCTGATTCATCGCCAACGAGCCGGTTTCAAACTGACGGGCAAACTGGGCGACGTGATGAAAGAGTCGGCTGAAATTGCCTACAGCTATGTTTCCAGTCAGACCGGCCAGTTCGGTGCTGACGAGAACTTTTTTGAAAAAGCCTTTATCCACCTGCATGTGCCAGAAGGTGCAACACCAAAAGACGGCCCCAGTGCAGGCGTGACGATGGCTACTGCCCTGATCTCACTGGCACGGGGGAAAAAGCCCAGGGCTGTCGCCATGACCGGAGAGCTGACCCTGACCGGTCGGGTACTGGCTGTCGGAGGTATTCGTGAGAAAGTGATTGCAGCCCGCAGACAAGGCATTTCAGAACTGGTTCTGCCAGAGGAAAACCGTCGCGATTACGACGAGTTGCCTGATTACATCCGGTCTGGAATGACTGTGCACTTCGCCAGCGTTTATAGCGATGCCTACCAGGTGATGTTTGGGAAAAAAACAGCCAGAAAAACGCCGAAAAAGAAAACCGGAAACTGAAACGTACTGTGCCGCCAGTATAAGGCGGCACAGATTTTTTCTTACGCTCTAATCAACGAGGGCAACCCCCGTTTGGACACATGAGTGAGCATTTATAGTTATAATGCCTGCGCACGCTTCTGTCCAAAAATCCCCGAGACCATTAACGCATATAAAACCAGCCTTTTATCTAAATGACTGGTCAGAAATCCGGCTGCTAGACTTTAAAAAGTGCTCATCACCACAGGACACGGCTGTTAAAGCCCGGCAAGCATGGAACCCAGCAGACCGCCATCATCCACAGATTCGTTGCAGTTTTATGATGCACTGGAAAACCTTCCTGATACTGATCCTGATACCTTCTCATCAGACCCATTGCATGGTCATCGAAAAGTAGACACAGTCGACCTTAACCAGGTATTCAGCCAAATCCCCAACCGGAAAGATGACGGAACCACTGGTGCCTTTAAACCAATACAAAAAATGCAGATCGATATCCAGAAACCACAGTCAGGCCTTTTGCAACGCACCTTTGGCTGGTTGTGGGGAAAACCTCCTGAACAGGCTGAAGAAACTTATAAAACAGCAACATCAGTCACCACAGAAACCATTAAGCCAAACAAGCCTGCCCGGTCCAACTGGGTCGTACAAAGGCTTAAGAGTTACATCATCAGCCCTGTCAGTGATTTTCTGGTCAAGCCACTGGCGGAACGCCTTGTTAAACCGGTGGCCAATCAGGTTCTCGTTAAGCCTTTCAAACATTTTATTGTGCCTCAGGCTCAGAAGCGGGTCGCCAATCTGGCCAGATACCAGCTGTTGGAAAAATGGGCCGGTGTGACTTTTGATATGGAGGATGAAACCTGGCAGCAACTATTTACCGATATCATTCTGACTGCATTTAAAGATCTTGATCCCCAAAAAACAGGTGTTTATCAAAACCTTAAAATCCCCAGGCTGACCATAGAGACCCGGAACGGGCCTCTTGTTATATCCAACCTGTCACTCTCAGCCTGTCTGAAGCCACCTGAGAGCGAAAGTACCGAAATACAGAACCAGCAGGGCCAGACAACCATCAGCATCCATCAGGTACGCTGTGATGTCGATATTCCTGTGGAATATCAGAAAGAACCCGTCAGTCTGCAATTCGCAACCAACCTGGGGGAGGTTCATCTGGGAACGGATATTGGTAAGTTCCTTAACTTTACGTCAGCCTACACCTGGTTGCGAGAAAGCAAGGACAGCCCAAACCTGCCCCGTGACCATACTGCGTTTCAGGTCTCGCTGGCAGAACTGGAAGTTAAATACAGCAATACCAATACGGCGTATGCCATTGACGGTGAATACGCGGACCCGGCCAGCAAAGAACCGGGACT
Above is a genomic segment from Endozoicomonas euniceicola containing:
- a CDS encoding ankyrin repeat domain-containing protein, whose translation is MPQTKKSGNTPLISAALNNHWEMVATLLDAAPSGSVTAVNNEGEDLLKLLLTGTAHKALGADFGKILAKVVLNGHNDGAFSAYAFQRIAERCDAGLLDAARKAIPDNLHHPLRDKLFAEKLLRITAGINSDKSGVITYLLSLKNGAGSTLVDPNAECARGFTALMKASSIGKTDNVKCLLKDGRVKGQINKENPKKRFAWTAYTSAHYHGCRVTMRILKDHGATSISARSILAEEQRAREAHSNTSSGGGSGGFILESLGNAIGAGIATGFGGGSDD
- a CDS encoding glycosyl hydrolase family 18 protein, producing the protein MKNSNNDGNSMKKGMRKGMRKALLASAIASLLVSATATHAAPSHDKAVIGYLTQWEAWKDASAGFTVKGEATHLNVNMDIYSILNFSFFGVARDGSLHSGDYRNKSIYQKDAVQEPSPLLNTDVYSSWDLHILWGEMEYLWEYPGEEDWQKEQRKKVVEQGFIPYQNGWKHEPTGITGGFPLPLKKTGGAPGLIDLAHQKDVKVMASLGGWSMSRHFPEMAADPVKKERFLQDVDRLMAMGFDGIDIDWEYPGTGGMNFQGSPEDYANFEQLMEDIRARIGKDKLLTAAFSASTAKLKGYDWARLARSMDYFNMMTYDLNGGWSGITGHNAPLYPYPEEEFKGLDLDTLRQWMADKGIPSEKINFGAAFYGRGVQTAENSASLGVPTDKRLVNFSVDGPTQSAVDLDNWSKFEGQPSYNYIIQQTGWQKQWDDNAQVPYAIKDKFFLSYDDPASIEKKAQYVMDHDLGGIIVWQVAGDIKCEGEFKSFGPKLKQCTRLSSPLAEKIHEVFNQNVTPNTPPELTVPGPQSADSGQTITFNVSATDKEGDSLSFSAEGGTVTELEPGKAQISFTAPVTRVDTQKTVTVTVSDGRARQTRTVLVNVKGSGEADNTPPMLSLPATASVKSGQSVTIPVSATDADGDALTFTATKGTLTQTGNQATLLYQAPDVDVDTQVVIQVTVTDGKASDSGTVTVTVKAASSGKSTWDASKAYVGGDQVTHNGIQYTAKWWTQGDEPGKSAVWEEADDGTLKEWSSDKAYTGGQEVTWQGNTYRAKWWTQGDEPGSSDVWLLI
- a CDS encoding DUF924 family protein — encoded protein: MNSQQVLDFWFGGEPLGKAQIKRWWQKDSDMDEEITSRFLNLVKEVHQGLGDEWSQRAEGRLAAIICLDQFPRNMFRDQPEAFHYDQKALELCQQGVETGAYHELPLLWQSFFFMPLMHSENLADQNDCVKQFARLTEQADGPLKEYLSGSLDFARQHQAIVRQFGRYPHRNDILGRESTAEELAFLQQPGSSF
- the lon gene encoding endopeptidase La; translated protein: MTDQESIDPEVISADEQDEETGTTLVLPEHALPDKLYLIPVSNRPFFPAQVQPLVFSSEDWEETLQRVSQSPHKVVGLSYVAGMPGDGTKVDPEDFPEVGCTVKIHNVVGEGEQIQFIALGMQRFRIKQWLRKRPPYLVQVEYPDSVQDDSDEIKAYALALIQAIKELIPLNPLYSEELKNYLNRFSPKDPSPLADFAAAITTAPGQDLQDVLETLKVQRRMEKVLVLIRKEQEVARLQGEINAEVNRKISKHQREFFLREQLKVIQKELGISKDDRTAEIEEFESRLEALKVPETARKKIDDELKKLSILEVGSPEYAICRNYLDWATSVPWGRFSEDNLDLDFARKVLDEDHDGLEDVKDRIIEFLAVGAFKKEISGSIMLLVGPPGVGKTSIGRSVAKSLGRKFYRFSLGGMQDEAEIKGHRRTYVGALPGKLVQALKEVDVANPVIMLDEIDKIGASYRGDPASALLEVLDPEQNSEFLDHYLDMRIDLSKVLFVSTANQLDTIPGPLLDRMDTIRLSGYITEEKLAIARNHLWPKLLKNAGLKKAQLKISDATLKALIEGYAREAGVRHLEKLLQKIIRKAVVVLLKGKQKSLSVTIKSLEEYLGAPYFRQEKVIDGVGVVTGLAWTSMGGATLPVEAGLIHRQRAGFKLTGKLGDVMKESAEIAYSYVSSQTGQFGADENFFEKAFIHLHVPEGATPKDGPSAGVTMATALISLARGKKPRAVAMTGELTLTGRVLAVGGIREKVIAARRQGISELVLPEENRRDYDELPDYIRSGMTVHFASVYSDAYQVMFGKKTARKTPKKKTGN